One stretch of Toxoplasma gondii ME49 chromosome XI, whole genome shotgun sequence DNA includes these proteins:
- a CDS encoding EF hand domain-containing protein (encoded by transcript TGME49_216620~Predicted trans-membrane domain (TMHMM2.0):297-320:1081-1104:2020-2043:2088-2111:2128-2151:2157-2180:3399-3422): MDTRLKPVRAREKRRSFFYDQLPPPSSGPSFQTGEDASSTPASRASTPSAAAAAAAAAEAAVHASEASSSSPRGRGSSCLSTSSALDGSSTLGSTKLLSFSPGSSGSAANSAYSGAAGVSLHPSRGSVGYDLGSRGAIASSASAAQAAAAAVASLQQEGGTGRERDSFRPSLRRVQSHSRLSIGAGEAALSGDRQWVGESGRRLARAALAATAAASLGSLRRSKESTLPGKRGGSAGSLLPVKEEDEEDERGRRCSEVESDNMKGSDDGHDPEDGAQFENQGQLGTDFMRNVPMVVGIPVYGVGTGVTLGSFLGLLLVGLFMTYLFTSWYAANILSVDLPLPASGLDATLHLRNCAVQFHPLPEEEKAAGRGSFVRMSAWLGFQEVPRHARSREQTLDDRTKPWKWRSSHDLMLLLRFSSYDPWFRCTVRFYLADDFVFKSLDILFFPADNYINLDANIPLVVKDRLSVDAFHAFIRFSSIEAKAISLSVIDGHLDFLLDGPASHYSNQPILVNSRTASVSLQSRSPLSVSLDADAAARSLLRASGHISVSTPPGLMRPSGTSHSGRRVNSDDASDRSHGKGDDSSFSSEASPTVRALLHPSDASTVFGGIMAIPIALDCEQCAFYATARTLQESPEETSMETWVGQVHSAQPHLIPYAEEKVSAALKWVESDPSAPWVINVEAAGLPEAAGVWRILSSNAYLSNVYWFVMLSGGMLRPRTLHLPLQIMGLFCRSVIDVDEDDRVADVITSAEDFLAESVSHYFTRKRQTGRTGRGLKWGLGWKNPSSEEDLTPAKAATDLIRAAFTGNADDSSRQQNPTRRLLAVPEEHDGEVNAEDGDRGEKAMKHTKKEATMTDTAGAGEVPSTGLASTSRDKYRYQLLQSRQKLYEQYYAAKKKNEERLWKAAVGASDPFAPPTKPPFSSKEDFDEEQTGDAHATGLPRQPGVEENGGKAEQGSQSGSASYQSLYRPTALPTVASSSLLDLDDAQRAFFQDASPAPVRMLLAKDSAYPGASVGPTKPLTMCINEVIEDTFLVLWNALHDTRSPSTLYVWSADYTGPEYLYSVLSDALVKTRVGVRDTWYFLVAIIINLVATLVLAVLVVYAVYVHFLPRLKKQDRETVVLRDASHRLDHEISGSASSAESDSSWNLMVSRVYYPCHGLLLRWSAPEGLSPFVRLGVHIRPAEVAWAEASNDTATLLKCAKKELYVYLDASSVQTVHQLGLNQKELFLPIQHPGMVELDTAQSYKLDPAVKYRVRLVRFTNHGRALDQSRWSPEIILGGAMTFTDYPILVLKRLLPSSVSSLDIFLRKFTYVASHFSIPVTLTNIKLQLFDMPPEARAKRLGRLASGALRRIQRSAFIADASHTVQRWGSDVENAVETLSCDYIASAHFGYKAQVAKDIRSKTGRHVYSEVRFQGHPAVVAGDLLDSGDQRPYLELGAKNQHLRLLKDRIAHNTISFEVVAGTTGQVLAYGTIRFEDLYQIVRETVQNQRVQEERRDEGEGQEDKREGKTPGRFRIGLEYVDGGGPWGRLECTLDIENIRSYIRHFDKDDTTDQAFQRRRARLRTTIQSIKSCRVADEGENETRLSMSGGSGDSSSSQDRRRRLSRVEGTSEEILAKLGCLTGEGENRDGELSRPGLATGIELASSTPRDGKRNRRLSRLGVSIDTEGLQVPLLSAAESPAQAPTSTSSRLGSHLTRSRMSLFAGAGSGKESLPYFVSDSPGRPLLQGSDLFVQWLWPDAGGHPDHVFLGLFRHEDNRYISALHWGRPVPNTGSYAWSVDTMFERGQQCQLVYIAMFTSPLQPPYDAASAVCESNAFYIVRPTPLAELELIYASFCRTHGLEMEHMSEAALHRYGFDVREHMLKICQDLRAPLCTEPQSAEAVHCPGQCLISTQSKLVMLDRANDDFHGGSAAQEEKQVVVYKSITRKVHLIENLGVLQSIDWWTRSPDILLLNNDLFYSSRVLDHCRRLGSFLSSYAHFFTSKCPQTSTAWGLRGPEGEANWSLARRFEFRVLPSLINVWLICIQCIIFFAFPIFVLAFTAVHNYSMTEATRCLQKQKNEHYLSDVMFEGASIASLMRLPPGNRFVILFSLLYMFVMTVAIFFNVFLRQLFPRALRWLDVTGRALVTFSIFMTAWALSAFVFWFLLGALVNSDSFLPYAAMVGSVVFVVGYLWMNFLSSREGVTKFIEDNLQLLLSLALDHWFANMNLTYSGKEEVADDEVLVTYRDRIRDELRDGRMRLQREYQLGHFAQADDSADGCETRLHADHARIKQQKEKLAIPVFDKLTAANDQNFFFDDHGQPQGLENIPNLPEGARFATVSEVERHPEKIDDMLAGWESAILKDGVKYGPRFGYKIERAPQPGQSYSYAIVAVPRYPPAEELDDVLKTQLVFDYFNKEGKDYLSKSEFIAFLNKLRDSQADERNWPELLEYFNDIANTNIDPNRGITVPDLLKIYSLQSGELDRDYEKLYPTVRQEDFDEDLEDLEHLTDDDEIDAQSEEEVSDYEETTEDEEEDDDAGSKTGLLQKGDGVAGVKGLSQEEERIEIELKTNLNARKLQYIFNYSTQENRGPVVDELISSVSFLASKILETHVLLLSPVFGKEAILGVSGGSSQRLSRIGTSAASGVADDDRVSAATRKDERFVTMMKVIQLEFIQELSRQFRLVHTAMFDNQNVRAGVQDFYDNVIPQQVSTKASRLLNQSLELSRADVYPTNAEYLATSPPKTASQLLRAIQKYRIENDQELKQVLTCIWKTQGALQIKLQVHLVCKALLDLELLTEDDFVSTTSDVPIDGGQTREFRTLCPREPACLKLITEAIDKQLGGRLRRMTSTTHLVQVLRHIIERNVWLDCFIFLVQLMGNDIYIDELPGGAVGVDGYAGRFKDQPDVPDAYDQLESPDQQRYHRNLLKIRAVFDQLSNFAGFLPLDLVDEAIQLLTDNRLNFSGVVACLQHLKIGSVYIEDSGDLVNTFDHLGVRRDSPVCDIEASSETVNEVIDWTSFRKDPGWTPDLFRAFDRLTSSCPGYMGKSQMFEFVKEIHKLFQPQVSEMRRGRDRLRGRKQEQKGGITQLGGVSREVAMRQLGAEDDAAGAILPAEVTVDTADETMRMVSFEMFHKVATKLGLSVSHRHSRILWIILSLDSYEEIQQFLPERDVKLGLIRIYFQPLVGAGRPASNRDDVAEICGYKGYVTFVLFRRILRQLGVVISDKSARILWDDLPKDPLDITDFLPSSLLSETCPTKYLRIEMDKLGMDPMKGRVASIEVIQKRLPRMLMTGLWPEAIRVLLKLSLQLDVSESHITTVLAAMDRRANRYGLIRPEEVGAILSNLSVEGMTFSMLRDVIQKMRVLMPEQDIKRMFDLMDINQDLTLSLGELLSGFEVLFGRLMPALVLKQVGLSNERMLLILSCTTLGLLAFFGFLGLAFSSFESLKSGISTAVQSLLAVLGAVGLQSSASQEMEQVQERMKAHIEAIMGDQLSKAKEQVEELQEYIKPEPPSKEGKPSKLRYFVPRKFRPDLEDPRPCVTFSPGSYVRLDPTVSGRIDRDKLRWTITPRIPKKTGLTFNPRTGIIEGTIPIHEEHAGSFQVSSLGEKRAFRPSASLNEYPDNDGANDDKGMHHYHMARLGTHHESFSEKVFRLSRKTYTVVVRNSAGYARTRVTFQIQHRSIIGRQQQKKEPAKEGGPDSRKDLRKRQTVRLADMDM, from the exons ATGGACACGCGTCTGAAGCCGGTTCGTGCACGCGAGAagcgtcgctctttcttctacGACCAACTGCCGCCTCCCAGCTCGGGGCCTTCTTTTCAGACTGGGGAAGACGCGAGTTCGACTCCGGCGAGCCGCGCCAGCACCCCGTCCGCGGCTGCGGctgcagcggcggcggcagaggcggcggTGCACGCGTCGGAGGCCAGTTCCTCCTCACCTCGAGGTCGCGGTAGTTCGTGTTTGTCGACATCTTCAGCGCTCGATGGGTCCTCGACGCTCGGGTCGACGAagctcctttccttctcaccGGGCAGCAGCGGCTCGGCTGCGAACTCCGCGTACAGTGGTGCCGCTGGAGTCTCTTTGCACCCTTCTCGGGGATCTGTGGGCTACGACTTAGGTTCTCGAGGAGCGATTGCGAGCTCCGCAAGTGCGGCGCaggcggcggctgcggccgTCGCCTCGCTGCAGCAAGAGGGCGGGACagggcgagaaagagacagtttTCGGCCTTCTTTGAGACGCGTGCAGTCGCACTCCAGGCTGTCGATAGGCGCCGGCGAAGCGGCCTTGTCAGGTGACCGGCAGTGGGTGGGAGAGAGTGGGCGACGTCTCGCGAGAGCTGCCCTCGCTGCGACGGCGGCGGCTTCGCTCGGGTCCCTGAGGCGCAGCAAGGAATCGACGCTGCCAGGGAAGAGGGGGGGAAGCGCAGGCTCTCTGCTGCCcgtgaaggaagaagacgaggaagacgagagaggtcGGAGATGCTCGGAGGTCGAATCTGACAACATGAAAGGCAGCGATGATGGCCACGACCCCGAAGATGGCGCTCAATTCGAAAACCAAGGTCAACTCGGGACCGACTTCATGCGGAATGTGCCCATGGTGGTGGGAATTCCGGTCTACGGGGTGGGGACGGGTGTGACGCTTGGAAGTTTCCTGGGGCTACTTCTCGTCGGTCTCTTCATGACATACCTGTTCACGTCGTGGTACGCGGCCAACATTCTCTCGGTGGATTTGCCGCTTCCGGCTTCGGGCCTCGACGCCACGTTGCACCTGCGGAACTGCGCCGTCCAGTTCCACCCGCTgcccgaggaagagaaggctgCCGGGCGCGGGAGTTTCGTTCGGATGTCCGCATGGCTCGGATTTCAAGAGGTTCCTCGACATGCACGGTCACGGGAGCAGACTCTGGATGATCGCACCAAACCGTGGAAGTGGAGGAGCAGCCACGACTTGATGCTtctcctgcgtttctcgagcTACGACCCTTGGTTCCGCTGTACTGTTCGCTTCTACCTCGCTGACGACTTTGTCTTCAAGTCTCTCGACATCTTGTTCTTTCCTGCTGACAACTACATCAACCTCGACGCGAACATCCCCCTGGTCGTGAAGGACCGGCTGTCCGTGGACGCGTTCCACGCCTTCATTCGCTTCAGCTCAATCGAGGCGAAGGCAATCTCCCTCTCCGTAATTGACGGTCACCTCGACTTTCTCCTCGATGGACCCGCCTCGCACTACAGCAACCAGCCGATTCTGGTCAACAGCCGCACGGCGAGCGTCAGTCTCCAGAGTCGGTCCCCGCTTTCAGTCTCGTTGGACGCCGACGCCGCTGCGCGCAGTTTACTGCGGGCGTCGGGGCACATTTCTGTCTCGACGCCTCCAGGTCTGATGCGGCCTTCCGGAACCTCGCACTCTGGAAGACGTGTAAATTCCGACGACGCGAGTGATCGCAGCCACGGGAAAGGCGACGActcctcgttctcgtctGAAGCGTCGCCAACTGTGCGGGCTCTGCTTCACCCGTCAGACGCCTCGACAGTCTTCGGCGGCATCATGGCGATCCCCATCGCCCTGGACTGCGAGCAGTGCGCCTTCTACGCGACGGCGCGGACGCTGCAAGAGTCTCCGGAGGAAACTTCGATGGAGACCTGGGTGGGTCAAGTCCACTCGGCTCAACCCCACCTCATCCCGTACGCCGAGGAGAAAGTCTCTGCGGCCCTCAAGTGGGTGGAGAGCGACCCGTCGGCCCCGTGGGTGATCAATGTCGAGGCCGCCGGCTTGCCGGAAGCTGCAGGCGTCTGGCGGATCCTATCGAGCAACGCGTATCTGAGCAATGTCTACTGGTTTGTCATGCTTTCGGGGGGCATGCTGAGGCCCCGCACTCTCCACTTGCCCCTCCAGATCATGGGACTCTTCTGCAGGAGCGTCATCGACGTGGACGAAGACGACCGAGTTGCGGACGTCATCACCTCGGCCGAGGACTTCCTCGCAGAAAGCGTGTCACACTACTTcacaagaaagagacaaaccgGCAGGACAGGCAGAGGCCTCAAATGGGGGCTAGGCTGGAAAAATCcaagcagcgaagaggactTGACTCCGGCAAAGGCCGCCACCGACCTCATTCGCGCAGCTTTTACGGGGAACGCAGATGACTCGAGTCGCCAACAAAACCCCACAAGGAGACTCCTCGCAGTGCCTGAAGAACACGATGGCGAGGTGAATGCTGAAGATGGAgatcgaggagaaaaggcgatGAAACACACTAAGAAGGAAGCGACCATGACAG ACACGGCGGGTGCCGGTGAAGTTCCCTCCACGGGTCTGGCTTCGACAAGCCGCGACAAGTACCGCTACCAGTTGCTCCAGAGTCGACAGAAGCTGTACGAGCAATACTacgcagcgaagaagaagaatgaaGAGAGACTCTGGAAGGCCGCAGTGGGGGCCTCAGATCCCTTTGCCCCGCCGACCAagcctcccttctcttcaaAGGAGGACTTTGACGAGGAGCAGACTGGTGACGCTCACGCGACGGGACTGCCGAGACAACCGGGTGTGGAGGAGAACGGGGGGAAGGCGGAACAAGGCTCGCAGAGCGGATCCGCCTCTTATCAATCTCTTTACAGACCCACCGCACTCCCGACCGTCGCCTCCTCAAGTCTTCTGGACTTAGACGATGCTCAGCGTGCGTTTTTCCAGGACGCGTCGCCAGCGCCG GTGCGCATGCTGCTGGCGAAGGACTCTGCGTACCCCGGAGCGTCCGTGGGCCCCACCAAGCCTCTGACGATGTGCATCAACGAAGTGATCGAAGACACTTTCCTTGTCCTCTGGAATGCCTTGCATGACACTCGCTCACCCTCCACGCTCTACGTGTGGTCGGCGGACTATACGGGACCTGAATACCTTTACTCCGTTCTCAGCGACGCTCTCGTCAAGACTCGCGTTGG AGTGCGGGACACATGGTACTTTCTGGTCGCCATTATCATCAACCTCGTGGCGACCCTCGTCCTGGCGGTTTTGGTGGTTTATGCTGTCTACGTACACTTTTTGCCGCgactgaagaagcaagaCCGAGAGACTGTTGTTTTACGAGACGCCAGTCACCGTCTCGACCACGAAATCTCAG GGAGCGCTTCTTCGGCGGAATCTGACTCGAGTTGGAACCTGATGGTTTCACGCGTGTACTACCCTTGCCACGGTCTCTTGCTCCGTTGGTCTGCTCCTGAGGGCCTGAGTCCGTTTGTGCGTTTGGGAGTCCACATCCGTCCGGCTGAGGTGGCCTGGGCAGAGGCTTCGAACGACACTGCGACTCTGCTGAAGtgcgcgaagaaggagctTTACGTGTACCTTGATGCGTCGAGTGTCCAGACAGTCCACCAGCTGGGACTGAACCAGAAGGAGTTGTTCTTGCCTATCCAGCACCCGGGCATGGTTGAGCTGGACACGGCACAGAGCTACAAACTGGATCCGGCAGTCAAGTATCGCGTTCGGCTGGTTCGCTTCACCAACCATGGCCGGGCTCTCGACCAGTCTCGCTGGTCGCCGGAGATCATCTTGGGCGGCGCCATGACTTTCACAGACTATCCGATCCTCGTCCTCAaacgcctgctgccttcgtctgtctcctcgctaGATATCTTTCTCCGGAAATTCACCTATGTCGCTAGCCACTTCTCCATCCCGGTCACCCTCACAAACATCAAGCTCCAGCTCTTCGACATGCCGCCAGAAGCCAGAGCCAAGCGCCTCGGACG GCTCGCTTCGGGAGCGCTTCGTCGAATCCAGAGATCGGCGTTTATTGCAGACGCCTCCCACACGGTGCAGCGCTGGGGATCCGATGTCGAGAACGCAGTCGAAACATTGTCTTGCGACTACATTGCCAGTGCCCACTTCGGGTACAAGGCCCAAGTG GCGAAAGATATTCGATCAAAGACGGGCCGACATGTCTACTCGGAAGTGCGCTTTCAGGGCCACCCGGCTGTGGTGGCGGGGGATCTCCTCGACTCCGGCGACCAGAGG CCGTATCTGGAGCTCGGCGCCAAGAACCAGCATCTCCGGCTTTTGAAGGACCGAATTGCCCACAACACGATCAGCTTCGAAGTCGTTGCGGGGACCACGGGCCAGGTGCTGGCTTACGGGACCATCCGCTTCGAGGACTTGTACCAGATTGTTCGCGAGACTGTACAGAATCAACGCGTTCAGGAGGAACGCAgagatgaaggcgaggggcaagaggacaagagagaag GCAAGACACCTGGACGCTTCCGCATCGGGCTTGAATACGTCGACGGTGGAGGCCCATGGGGACGACTCGAATGCACGCTCGACATCGAAAATATTCGCAGCTATATACG ACACTTTGACAAGGATGACACTACAGACCAGGCCTTCCAGCGACGTCGCGCGCGTTTGCGGACGACGATTCAATCCATTAAGTCCTGTCGAGTTGCAGATGAAGGGGAGAACGAGACTAGATTGTCGATGA GCGGAGGCTCAGGCGACTCGTCCAGTTCGCAGGACCGTCggcggcgtctctcgcgagTGGAGGGAACCTCGGAGGAGATTTTGGCAAAACTCGGATGCTTGactggagagggagaaaaccgCGACGGAGAACTGTCACGGCCTGGGCTAGCCACTGGCATCGAGCTCGCGAGTTCCACACCACGCGACGGGAAGCGCAACAGGCGTCTTTCGCGTCTAGGAGTCTCCATCGACACAGAGGGCCTGCAAG TCCCGCTGCTTTCAGCGGCAGAGAGCCCGGCACAGGCGCCGACTTCGACTTCCTCTCGTCTGGGGTCGCACCTGACTCGAAGTCGGATGTCTCTGTTCGCGGGGGCCGGTTCCGGGAAGGAGAGCCTGCCCTACTTTGTCAGCGATTCTCCAGGGCGCCCTTTGCTGCAAGGTTCGGATTTGTTTGTCCAGTGGCTGTGGCCCGACGCAGGCGGACACCCCGACCATGTCTTTCTCGGCCTCTTTCGCCACGAAGACAACCGGTACATCTCCGCGCTACACTGGGGCAGGCCGGTGCCGAACACTGGAAGCTACGCGTGGAGTGTGGACACGATGTTCGAG CGAGGACAACAGTGTCAGCTGGTGTACATCGCCATGTTCACCAGTCCCTTGCAGCCTCCCTACGATGCGGCAAGCGCTGTTTGTGAATCGAATGCCTTCTACATTGTGCGCCCGACACCTCTCGCGGAACTGGAGCTCATCTACGCTTCGTTCTGTCGAACTCACGGCCTCGAAATGGAG CATATGTCTGAGGCCGCCCTGCACCGCTACGGCTTCGACGTCCGCGAGCACATGCTAAAGATCTGCCAAGACCTGCGAGCGCCTCTCTGCACAGAGCCGCAGAGTGCCGAAGCTGTTCACTGCCCAGGGCAGTGTTTGATTAGCACGCAGTCGAAACTCGTGATGCTCGACAGGGCCAACGACGACTTCCACGGGGGCTCGGCGGcccaggaagagaagcaggttGTCGTCTACAA GTCGATCACGCGCAAAGTGCACCTAATTGAGAACCTGGGAGTACTCCAGAGCATCGACTGGTGGACGCGGAGCCCCGACATTCTGTTGCTGAACAACGACCTGTTTTACTCGAGTCGCGTCCTCGACCACTGCCGACGCCTCGGATCCTTCCTCAGCTCCTACGCGCATTTTTTCACGAGCAAATGTCCGCAGACTTCCACCGCTTGGGGTCTCAGAGGTccggagggagaagcgaactgGTCACTCGCCAGACGGTTCGAGTTCCGCGTTCTACCTAGTCTCATCAACGTCTGGCTTATCTGCATCCAGTGCATCatttttttcgccttccccatcttcgtcctcgctttCACTGCCGTGCACAACTACAGCATGACC GAAGCTACGCGATGCCTccaaaagcagaagaacgagcACTACTTGAGCGACGTGATGTTTGAGGGCGCCAGTATCGCTTCCCTCATGCGTTTGCCTCCTGGAAACCGATTCGTCATTCTTTTTAGCCTCCTCTACATGTTTGTTATGACCGTCGCAATATTCTTCAA cgTCTTCTTGCGTCAGCTCTTCCCTCGAGCGCTTCGCTGGCTGGACGTAACAGGACGCGCACTGGTCACGTTCTCCATCTTCATGACTGCTTGGGCTCTCTCGGCCTTCGTCTTTTGGTTTTTGTTGGGAGCTCTCGTCAACTCTGACAGCTTTCTGCCCTACGCCGCCATGGTCGGatctgtcgtcttcgtcgtcggctATCTATGGATGAATTTCCTCAGCTCGAGG GAAGGAGTGACCAAATTCATCGAAGACAATCTCCAACTCCTTCTGTCCCTCGCGCTCGATCACTGGTTCGCCAACATGAATCTGACCTAcagtggaaaagaagaagtcgCAGATGATGAGGTTCTTGTCACCTACAGAGATCGGATTCGAGATGAACTTAGG GATggtcgcatgcgtctccaGCGCGAATATCAGCTTGGTCACTTTGCTCAGGCAGACGACAGTGCTGACGGTTGTGAAACGCGCCTTCACGCTGATCATGCTCGAATCAAAcaacagaaggaaaag CTCGCGATCCCCGTTTTCGACAAACTCACCGCGGCGAACGACCAAAACTTTTTCTTCGATGATCACGGACAGCCCCAAGGCCTTGAGAATATCCCAAACTTGCCCGAAGGAG CGCGCTTCGCGACCGTCAGTGAGGTGGAGAGGCACCCGGAGAAGATTGACGACATGCTTGCTGGCTGGGAGTCGGCTATTCTCAAAGACGGCGTCAAATATGGTCCCCGATTCGG GTACAAAATCGAGCGCGCTCCTCAACCTGGACAGAGTTACTCGTACGCCATCGTCGCGGTGCCTCGCTACCCACCTGCGGAGGAGTTAGACGACGTTCTGAAGACTCAGTTGGTGTTTGACTATTTCAacaaagaagggaaggaTTACCTTTCCAAGTCCGAGTTCATCGCTTTCTTAAATAAATTGCGCGACAGCCAAGCAGACGAG CGAAACTGGCCGGAACTCCTGGAGTATTTCAACGACATTGCCAACACGAACATCGACCCGAATCGCGGCATTACAGTTCCGGATCTCTTAAAGATTTACAGCCTGCAATCAG GAGAGCTCGACAGGGACTACGAGAAACTCTACCCCACCGTTCGACAGGAAGACTTTGACGAGGACTTAGAGGACCTCGAACACCTCACAGATGACGACGAAATAGATGCGCAAAGTGAAGAGGAAGTCTCCGACTACGAAGAAACGacggaggacgaggaagaggatgaTGACGCG GGCAGCAAAACGGGACTTCtccagaaaggagacggagtGGCGGGTGTCAAGGGCCTGAgtcaggaagaagagagaatcgAGATAGAACTGAAGACGAATTTGAATGCGCGGAAGCTCCAGTACATTTTCAACTACTCCACTCAGGAGAACAGAGGACC agTGGTCGACGAACTCATCTCCTCCGTatcttttctcgcctccaaGATTTTGGAGACACACGttctcctgctgtctccagtGTTCGGCAAAGAAGCAATTCTGGGTGTCTCCGGCGGCTCCTCGCAGAGACTTAGTCGCATAGGCACATCCGCGGCGAGCGGTGTCGCCGACGACGACCGTGTCTCCGCCGCGACCAGAAAA GACGAGAGATTCGTGACGATGATGAAGGTCATTCAACTCGAGTTCATCCAAGAACTGTCTCGACAGTTTCGCCTGGTCCACACCGCGATGTTTGACAACCAGAACGTGAGAGCAGGTGTGCAGGACTTTTACGACAACGTGATTCCGCAGCAAGTCTCGACTAAGGCCTCGCGGCTGCTGAATCAAAGTCTGGAGCTCTCGAGAGCCGACGTGTATCCGACGAATGCCGAATATTTGGCGACTTCACCTCCGAAGACCGCTAGTCAGCTTCTGCGCGCCATCCAGAAGTACCGCATCGAAAACGACCAGGAACTCAAACAAGTGCTCACGTGCATCTGGAAAACTCAGGGTGCCCTGCAAATCAAACTCCAGGTTCACCTCGTCTGCAAAGCTCTCCTCGACCTTGAACTCCTCACCGAAGATGATTTCGTTTCAACCACCTCCGACGTCCCCATTGACGGCGGACAAACACGAGAG tttcGAACCCTCTGCCCAAGAGAGCCCGCATGTCTCAAACTGATCACCGAGGCGATAGACAAACAACTTGGCGGTCGTCTCCGTCGGATGACTTCGACGACGCACCTCGTTCAGGTTCTCCGACACATTATCGAAAGAAATGTCTGGCTTGACT GTTTCATTTTCCTCGTTCAGCTGATGGGAAATGACATCTACATCGACGAGCTTCCAGGAGGAGCAGTCGGAGTCGATGGCTACGCCGGACGCTTCAAGGACCAGCCAGACGTCCCTG ACGCCTATGATCAGCTTGAGAGCCCAGATCAGCAGCGCTACCATCGCAATTTGTTGAAGATTCGCGCAGTGTTTGACCAGCTGAGCAACTTTGCTGGTTTCCTTCCGCTGGACCTCGTCGACGAGGCCATTCAGTTGCTTACAGACAATCGCCTGAACTTCTCTGGAGTCGTCGCTTGTCTCCAACATCTCAAGATCGGCAGCGTTTATATCGAAGATAGCGGCGACTTGGTCAATACCTTCGACCACCTCGGCGTCCGCCGGGACTCTCCAGTGTGCGACATCGAAGCCTCAA GTGAAACAGTAAACGAGGTTATTGATTGGACATCTTTTCGGAAAGATCCTGGTTGGACTCCCGATTTGTTCCGGGCCTTCGACCGCTTGACTTCCTCGTGTCCAGGGTACATGGGCAAATCGCAGATGTTCGAGTTCGTTAAGGAAATTCACAAACTGTTCCAGCCTCAGGTGTCGGAAATGCGCAGAGGCCGCGACCGTCTGCGGGGCAGAAAGCAGGAACAGAAGGGAGGGATCACTCAACTTGGAGGCGTTTCCAGAGAAGTAGCCATGCGTCAGCTTGGCGCAGAAGACGATGCCGCAGGCGCCATCCTTCCTGCCGAAGTCACTGTCGACACAGCTGACGAA acCATGCGCATGGTTTCCTTCGAGATGTTTCACAAAGTCGCGACGAAACTCGGCTTGTCCGTGAGTCACCGGCACTCCCGCATTTTGTGGATCATTTTATCGCTCGACTCCTACGAAGAAATTCAGCAGTTCCTGCCGGAACGCGACGTGAAACTCGGACTCATCCGAATTTACTTCCAGCCTCTTGTCGGCGCTGGACGTCCGGCCTCAAACCGAGACGACGTTGCGGAAATCTGCGGATACAAGGGCTACGTCACTTTCGTGCTCTTCAGACGCATTTTACGACAACTCGGCGTCGTCATCTCCGACAAG TCCGCAAGAATCCTCTGGGATGACCTACCGAAAGATCCTCTCGACATCACAGAtttcctgccttcttcgcttttaAGCGAGACTTGTCCGACGAAGTACCTCCGCATCGAAATGGACAAACTCGGAATGGATCCTATGAAGGGCCGCGTCGCCAGTATCGAAGTCATCCAAAAGAGACTCCCCCG CATGCTGATGACGGGTTTGTGGCCAGAGGCGATTCGTGTGTTGCTGAAACTGTCCTTGCAACTGGACGTCTCGGAGAGTCACATCACGACGGTGCTGGCGGCGATGGATCGCCGCGCAAATCGTTACGGACTGATTCGTCCGGAGGAAGTCGGAGCCATTCTGTCGAACCTCTCAGTCGAGGGCATGACCTTCTCCATGTTGCGCGACGTGATTCAAAAGATGCGCGTCTTGATGCCCGAGCAAGATATCAAACGCATGTTTGACCTTATGGACATCAACCAGGATCTCACGCTGTCTCTAGGAGAGCTTCTCAGCGGCTTCGAGGTGCTCTTTGGTCGCCTGATGCCCGCCCTCGTCCTCAAACAAGTCGGCCTGTCCAACGAGCGCATGCTCCTCATTCTCTCCTGCACAACTCTCGGTCTCCTTGCCTTCTTCGGATTCCTcggtctcgccttctccagcttcgaG AGCTTGAAGAGCGGCATCAGCACAGCGGTCCAGTCTTTGCTGGCAGTGCTCGGAGCCGTCGGACTGCAGTCGAGTGCAAGTCAAGAAATGGAGCAGGTTCAAGAGAGAATGAAGGCGCACATCGAGGCGATCATGGGAGACCAGCTCTCGAAGGCCAAAGAACAAGTAGAGGAACTCCAGGAATACATCAAACCTGAACCGCCTTCCAAAGAGGGGAAACCATCAAAG CTGCGCTACTTTGTGCCCCGGAAGTTCCGCCCCGACCTCGAGGATCCAAGGCCTTGCgtcactttctctcctggCTCCTACGTCCGTCTGGATCCGACTGTGTCGGGTCGGATTGACCGCGACAAACTGCGGTGGACAATCACACCCCGCATTCCAAAAAAGACTGGACTCACCTTCAATCCGAGAACAG